A single genomic interval of Macadamia integrifolia cultivar HAES 741 chromosome 6, SCU_Mint_v3, whole genome shotgun sequence harbors:
- the LOC122080624 gene encoding probable prolyl 4-hydroxylase 6, with the protein MASLLSVPLLLAFLCASFWSCQAVSYRKELRTKQVEQDATIQLGRSMQFTRIDPSRVIQLSWRPRVFLYRDFLFDEECDHLISLAQKKVERSLPNDSDSKDAVTSSLNSSSGMATDIASDDTIGSIEDRISTWSFLPKENGKPLKVLHYGIEEIKQPDDHNDDKSRLAVDEPVIATVVLSLSNVTRGGETIFPKSEFKHTYLGGSTWSDCAKTSFSVRPVKGNALLIFSLHPNTTPDVSSYYSRCSVLQGDQWLATKSFHLRSTEKSSSESDSTDCSDEEDSCPQWATMGECQRNPVYMIGSPDYYGSCRKSCNAC; encoded by the exons ATGGCATCCCTTCTTTCAGttcctctgcttctggcattTCTGTGTGCATCTTTCTGGAGCTGTCAAGCCGTAAG CTACAGGAAGGAGTTGAGAACTAAGCAGGTGGAACAAGATGCCACCATACAATTGGGTCGTTCTATGCAATTCACCAGAATTGACCCATCACGTGTTATACAACTCTCTTGGCGACCAAG GGTGTTCTTATATAGAGATTTTCTATTTGATGAGGAGTGTGACCACCTTATTTCTTTG GCACAGAAGAAGGTGGAAAGGTCTTTACCAAATGATAGCGATTCAAAAGATGCTGTAACAAGCAGTCTAAATTCAAGTTCTGGGATGGCCACAGATATTGCTTCA GATGATACAATTGGAAGTATAGAGGACAGAATTTCCACCTGGAGTTTTCTTCCTAAAG AGAATGGCAAGCCTCTCAAGGTTCTGCATTATGGTATTGAAGAGATCAAACAGCCTGATGATCACAATGATGATAAAAGCAGGTTGGCAGTAGATGAGCCTGTGATAGCAACAGTGGTGTTGTCTCTGTCTAATGTCACTCGAGGTGGTGAGACTATATTCCCCAAATCAGAG TTCAAACACACTTATCTGGGGGGCAGCACTTGGTCTGATTGTGCTAAAACCAGTTTCTCTGTGAGGCCTGTGAAAGGGAATGCATTGCTCATCTTCAGTCTCCACCCCAACACAACCCCTGATGTGAGCAGCTACTATTCCAGATGTTCAGTCCTCCAGGGGGACCAGTGGTTAGCCACCAAAAGTTTCCACTTGAGATCTACTGAGAAGTCTTCATCTGAATCGGACAGCACTGATTGCAGTGATGAAGAAGACAGTTGTCCCCAATGGGCTACAATGGGAGAATGCCAGAGGAATCCTGTGTACATGATTGGCTCTCCTGATTATTACGGCTCGTGTAGGAAGAGTTGTAATGCTTGCTGA